From the genome of Sphingomonas sp. HMP6, one region includes:
- a CDS encoding FkbM family methyltransferase → MMKQAVNRLLDSVVKRRRRGAFAFFAMARRVMWAYNNEDVNIATNGERWVLRQLGRRGLVTVFDVGANVGDWVREVLDHSPTATVYCYEAIPSTFALLTAAVVDPRAHLRNRALSDKPGTLDFNASALTAVSSVYDVHKFDSSLAISKVAVSAVTGDDECAEIGIDRIDLLKIDTEGHDLAVLSGFSGMLARGAVDIIQFEYNVFTLLARRGLFDFYDLLEDRFFLCRLLPNGLELMAYQRELDNFAQSNWICLRKDIVDADLIKLLGIRLPDGDRRAVTLRSLADSPAVAKLLA, encoded by the coding sequence ATGATGAAACAGGCGGTCAATCGCTTGCTCGATTCTGTCGTCAAGCGCCGCAGGCGGGGTGCGTTCGCGTTCTTCGCGATGGCGCGTCGCGTGATGTGGGCGTATAATAATGAGGACGTCAACATCGCCACGAATGGCGAACGCTGGGTGCTGCGCCAGCTTGGAAGGCGCGGCCTCGTCACGGTCTTTGATGTCGGCGCTAACGTCGGCGACTGGGTCCGCGAAGTCCTCGACCACTCCCCTACCGCGACAGTCTATTGCTACGAGGCGATACCGTCCACCTTCGCGCTGTTGACGGCGGCGGTGGTCGATCCGCGCGCCCACCTGCGCAACAGGGCGCTCTCGGATAAGCCTGGGACGCTCGATTTCAACGCATCGGCACTAACTGCGGTTTCTTCGGTCTACGATGTTCACAAGTTCGACAGCAGCCTGGCGATCTCAAAGGTGGCGGTGTCGGCAGTTACCGGCGATGATGAGTGCGCAGAGATTGGCATAGATCGTATTGATTTGCTCAAAATCGATACCGAGGGGCATGATCTCGCGGTGCTATCGGGCTTTTCGGGGATGCTTGCGCGCGGCGCCGTCGATATCATTCAGTTCGAATATAACGTTTTCACGCTACTCGCGCGTCGCGGGCTGTTCGATTTTTACGATCTCTTGGAGGATCGCTTCTTCCTTTGTCGGCTACTGCCCAATGGGCTTGAGCTTATGGCGTACCAGCGCGAACTGGACAATTTCGCTCAGTCGAACTGGATTTGCTTGCGCAAGGACATCGTCGATGCGGATTTGATCAAACTCCTTGGCATCCGTCTGCCCGATGGGGACCGTCGCGCGGTGACGCTACGCAGTCTCGCCGATTCCCCCGCGGTCGCGAAACTGCTGGCTTGA
- a CDS encoding glycosyltransferase family 4 protein: MKLLLVGYLHSEGGVKNHTLWLARGLAARGHAVTVATPGPIGTEPYDLPEEDTVRIVNVETIGQILRGYPTGTPEAFDCAVVVGTGWKSMLGPLLNRRIKKRVFFEVMSGARNGRIDPRMLVHHGYDALVGQGRPVEALFRQSFGWSGPSVTIPALSDPLELVADLTLPSKPAPARGTLKACYFGRLAPHKGVGWLIERWDTAGQDIAMLDIWGSGPQEPELRAMIAARGLHARIRLCGRFPGGADYAELLQKYDIEVLPTYGAEGAPLVLLEAMACGVPFVANGVGGIPDYGNLDCRITSGNLAEFLPALQSLANALYAGEIDHARLQRHYLEHFSYKALCDRWEAFLLDLAGEKSA; this comes from the coding sequence ATGAAGCTTTTGCTGGTCGGGTATCTGCACAGCGAAGGCGGGGTGAAGAACCACACGCTGTGGCTCGCACGCGGGCTGGCCGCGCGCGGACATGCCGTGACCGTGGCGACGCCTGGGCCGATCGGGACCGAGCCGTACGATCTGCCAGAGGAAGACACGGTGCGGATCGTCAATGTCGAAACGATCGGCCAGATTCTGCGCGGTTATCCGACCGGAACGCCTGAAGCGTTCGACTGCGCGGTGGTGGTGGGCACGGGTTGGAAATCGATGCTCGGACCGCTGCTCAACCGCCGTATCAAAAAGCGCGTGTTTTTCGAGGTGATGAGCGGCGCGCGCAATGGCCGGATCGACCCGCGGATGTTGGTGCATCACGGCTATGATGCACTCGTCGGCCAGGGGCGGCCGGTCGAGGCGTTGTTCCGGCAAAGCTTCGGCTGGAGCGGGCCGAGCGTCACGATCCCGGCGCTGTCCGATCCGCTCGAACTCGTCGCAGATCTGACGCTGCCGTCAAAGCCTGCGCCCGCGCGTGGCACGCTGAAGGCGTGCTATTTCGGGCGGCTCGCCCCGCACAAGGGGGTCGGCTGGCTAATCGAGCGATGGGACACGGCCGGGCAGGACATCGCAATGCTCGATATCTGGGGCAGCGGGCCGCAGGAACCGGAACTGCGCGCGATGATCGCGGCGCGCGGACTGCATGCGCGGATCCGCTTGTGCGGGCGCTTCCCCGGCGGGGCGGACTATGCTGAACTGCTGCAGAAATACGACATTGAAGTCCTGCCGACCTATGGTGCCGAGGGAGCACCGCTGGTCTTGCTCGAGGCGATGGCATGCGGCGTGCCGTTTGTCGCCAATGGAGTGGGCGGGATACCGGATTACGGCAATCTGGATTGCCGGATCACCAGCGGCAATCTCGCTGAGTTCCTGCCCGCGCTGCAATCGTTGGCGAACGCGCTCTACGCCGGCGAAATCGACCATGCGCGATTGCAGCGCCACTATCTCGAACATTTCTCATACAAGGCGCTGTGCGACCGGTGGGAGGCATTCCTGCTGGATCTGGCCGGGGAGAAAAGCGCATGA
- a CDS encoding glycosyltransferase family 4 protein, with amino-acid sequence MSAAVTRPAVALYVGGFEAIGGIEACFQDLALGLAKQPVDLALFAWATDLPQLRTIARSGISVCRSGLRRGSQWRLPDRALFWRHGAALKDMDTIVLGKFPPPATLRRMHAIGGQNRARRAEMQYITAYRPSEMWGATLPRYIAECIDTMIVQSPDFTADLRAMGFAGRIVEVPYLPPMAPMTPAHEPAADRVCRLGFLGRFVPQKNLFYLLDIIAALSDSQIELHLFGEGEHDALLRSDAAARGLPVIFHGAVPREDVPGAIDSCDIFLNPSVSEGQCLVALEVLSRGRPFLASAVGAIPQILARGRFGAVLPLDNSAAAAGVIRQTIAEWRAGAWAPAAVADDYRRAYRTDDILKTYFDLFTGVGRADGAASAS; translated from the coding sequence GTGAGCGCAGCTGTTACCAGACCAGCCGTCGCGCTCTACGTCGGCGGCTTCGAAGCGATCGGCGGGATCGAGGCGTGTTTTCAGGATCTTGCGCTCGGCTTGGCGAAGCAACCGGTCGATCTCGCGCTGTTCGCCTGGGCGACCGATCTGCCGCAATTGCGGACGATCGCGCGCAGCGGGATATCCGTATGTCGTAGCGGCCTGCGCCGCGGGTCACAGTGGCGCTTGCCCGATCGTGCGTTATTCTGGCGGCATGGCGCGGCACTGAAGGACATGGACACGATCGTGCTCGGCAAGTTTCCGCCGCCCGCGACACTACGGCGCATGCACGCGATCGGCGGGCAAAACCGGGCGCGGCGGGCCGAAATGCAGTACATAACCGCCTATCGCCCTTCGGAAATGTGGGGTGCCACCCTCCCCCGCTACATTGCCGAATGCATCGACACGATGATCGTACAGAGTCCCGATTTCACCGCCGATTTGCGCGCGATGGGCTTTGCCGGGCGGATCGTCGAAGTGCCGTACCTGCCACCGATGGCGCCAATGACCCCGGCGCATGAGCCCGCTGCGGACCGCGTTTGTCGGCTCGGTTTCCTCGGGCGTTTCGTGCCGCAAAAGAACCTGTTCTATCTGCTCGACATCATTGCGGCGCTGTCGGACTCGCAGATTGAACTGCACCTGTTCGGTGAAGGCGAGCATGATGCGCTGCTGCGCTCGGATGCCGCGGCGCGCGGCTTGCCGGTGATCTTTCACGGGGCGGTGCCGCGCGAAGACGTTCCCGGCGCGATCGATTCGTGCGACATCTTCCTCAATCCGTCGGTCAGCGAGGGGCAATGCCTCGTCGCACTCGAAGTCCTGAGCCGCGGCCGCCCGTTTCTTGCCTCCGCCGTCGGCGCGATCCCGCAGATCCTGGCGCGTGGCCGGTTTGGCGCCGTGCTGCCACTTGATAATTCGGCTGCCGCTGCTGGCGTCATCCGCCAAACAATCGCCGAATGGCGCGCAGGCGCGTGGGCTCCTGCGGCGGTTGCCGACGATTATCGCCGCGCCTATCGCACCGACGACATCCTTAAAACCTATTTTGACCTCTTTACCGGCGTAGGCCGTGCCGACGGAGCGGCAAGCGCATCATGA
- a CDS encoding GDP-L-fucose synthase family protein, which yields MTAIFNLTGKRVWVAGHRGMVGRAIVRRLAGEGCTIVSPETRIDLRDQAATFAWMDGAKIDLVFLAAAKVGGIAANNDFPGEFLYDNLMIEANVIEGARRAGVAKLVFLGSSCIFPKLAAQPMAESALLTGALEPTNEWYAIAKIAGLKLCAAYRRQYGCDFISAQPTNLYGPFDNFDLESSHVLPALMRKAHEAKLAGAAAMTVWGSGTPLREFLHVDDLADALVYLAQTYSDEDFVNIGTGDEVSIADLARHVADAVGFAGDLVFDATRPDGTPRKLVDTTKLNGLGWRASIPLNQGIPAVYRWFLEHHIQGAAHSAAA from the coding sequence ATGACGGCGATATTCAATCTTACCGGTAAACGCGTCTGGGTTGCGGGGCATCGCGGCATGGTCGGCCGTGCGATCGTGCGGCGGCTGGCGGGTGAAGGCTGCACCATCGTGTCACCCGAGACGCGGATCGATCTGCGCGATCAGGCGGCAACCTTCGCGTGGATGGACGGAGCCAAGATCGATCTGGTTTTTCTAGCGGCAGCGAAGGTCGGCGGGATCGCCGCGAACAACGATTTCCCCGGCGAATTCCTCTACGACAACCTCATGATCGAGGCGAACGTGATCGAGGGCGCGCGCCGCGCTGGCGTGGCCAAGCTCGTTTTCCTCGGATCGTCGTGCATTTTCCCCAAGCTCGCGGCGCAACCGATGGCCGAGAGCGCGCTGCTGACCGGTGCGCTCGAGCCGACCAACGAATGGTATGCGATCGCCAAGATCGCCGGGCTGAAGCTGTGCGCCGCGTATCGCCGGCAATATGGCTGCGACTTCATCTCGGCGCAGCCGACCAATCTCTACGGCCCGTTCGACAATTTCGATCTGGAATCGAGCCATGTCCTGCCCGCACTAATGCGCAAGGCGCATGAGGCGAAGCTGGCCGGTGCGGCCGCGATGACGGTGTGGGGCAGCGGTACGCCGCTGCGCGAATTCCTGCATGTCGACGACCTTGCCGATGCGCTCGTCTATCTCGCGCAGACCTATTCGGACGAAGACTTCGTCAATATCGGTACCGGCGACGAAGTCAGCATCGCCGATCTGGCACGGCATGTGGCGGACGCTGTCGGCTTTGCCGGCGATCTCGTCTTCGACGCGACCCGACCCGACGGTACGCCGCGCAAATTGGTCGATACGACCAAGCTGAACGGCCTCGGCTGGCGCGCGTCGATCCCGCTCAACCAGGGCATTCCGGCGGTCTATCGCTGGTTTCTCGAACATCACATCCAAGGCGCGGCGCACAGCGCCGCCGCCTGA
- a CDS encoding NAD-dependent epimerase/dehydratase family protein yields the protein MTILVTGAAGFIGAAVTRALLARGETVVGIDNFNEYYPVSLKEARVAAIEAEADGRFTMHRVDFADHAALDAALGSTEFDRIVHLGAQAGVRYSIENPRAYIHSNVAGHLNLLELGRARGAAHLVYASSSSIYGGDATLPFKVDDRADRPLSLYAATKRADELMSETYAHLYRLPQTGLRFFTVYGPWGRPDMAMWLFTSAILEGRPIQVFNHGDMRRDFTYIDDIVAGIIACLDTPPADDGSVKAGGSPNPHRLYNIGNHKSERLDRLIDLVEAACGKPAIRINAPMQAGDMPDTFADISAIQHDLGFAPRVGIDVGVPRFVEWYRGYTKA from the coding sequence ATGACCATCCTCGTCACCGGCGCCGCCGGCTTTATCGGTGCGGCGGTCACGCGCGCGCTGCTTGCGCGCGGCGAAACCGTGGTGGGGATCGACAATTTCAACGAGTATTACCCGGTCAGCCTCAAGGAAGCGCGCGTAGCCGCAATCGAGGCCGAAGCGGATGGGCGCTTTACGATGCACCGTGTCGATTTTGCGGATCATGCCGCGCTGGATGCGGCGCTAGGGTCAACGGAGTTCGACCGCATCGTCCATCTCGGCGCGCAAGCCGGCGTGCGGTATTCGATCGAGAATCCCCGCGCCTATATCCATTCGAATGTGGCCGGGCATCTCAACCTGCTCGAACTGGGCCGGGCGCGCGGCGCTGCGCATCTGGTCTACGCGTCCTCCTCCTCGATCTATGGCGGCGATGCGACCCTCCCCTTCAAGGTCGACGATCGCGCTGACCGGCCGCTGTCGCTCTATGCCGCGACCAAGCGCGCCGACGAGTTGATGAGCGAGACCTACGCGCATCTCTATCGCTTACCGCAGACGGGCCTGCGCTTCTTCACCGTCTATGGTCCATGGGGTCGGCCCGACATGGCGATGTGGCTGTTCACCAGCGCGATCCTGGAAGGGCGACCCATCCAGGTGTTCAATCACGGCGATATGCGCCGCGATTTCACCTATATCGACGACATCGTTGCCGGGATCATCGCCTGTCTCGATACCCCCCCCGCCGACGACGGATCGGTCAAGGCCGGGGGCAGCCCCAATCCGCACCGGCTCTACAATATCGGCAATCACAAATCCGAGCGGCTCGACCGGCTGATCGACCTGGTCGAGGCGGCGTGCGGCAAGCCCGCGATTCGCATCAACGCCCCGATGCAGGCCGGCGACATGCCGGATACGTTCGCCGATATCAGCGCGATCCAGCACGATCTGGGTTTCGCGCCGCGCGTCGGGATCGATGTCGGCGTGCCGCGCTTCGTGGAATGGTATCGGGGCTATACCAAGGCGTAG
- a CDS encoding oligosaccharide flippase family protein has protein sequence MSTGRNFAVNLGGNLLGLVLFAALTPVYLHAIGPERYGVVAVILSLSTYVATFNFGMGPALTYFVSGELKDDIAAQSEAYWSAMALSMPIGLIASVLIFGLLPLGLAELMHLSPEIRHEMRGAVLPLVGIGLCIVLASNARGVWNGRHAFLTLAIFASIDTVLTILLPVLTAVFVSNEISALLYATLTARVVILLSAMTVSSWRMFQHRLPRVSLLRVRMMLGYGGWVSLGTLMETIVSSADRLILGTIGGASQIALYSIPLSVTSRSMTIPLSLLSVIFPKLVGAAGEREQALLSKTIRFILLLTPGYVLVAAVSAPLLRYWISPAFADTATWSLQILTLALWIEAISAIYFFQLNARGNARTNFLIVLVVSAPYVAMLLAGAWWFGAAGVAFAYLVRNILLLVGRSAFASIRRDDSRVIAINVAPLLLGVLVAPHHWGGMTMFSTAAAAISVLLSLIACLWTRPHDLKDMALGMIPGRFQRSPDASL, from the coding sequence ATGTCGACCGGACGTAATTTTGCGGTGAATCTGGGCGGCAATCTGCTCGGACTGGTGCTGTTCGCGGCGCTGACCCCAGTGTATTTGCACGCGATCGGGCCGGAACGGTACGGCGTCGTCGCGGTGATCCTGTCGCTCTCGACCTATGTCGCGACGTTCAATTTCGGGATGGGCCCGGCGCTCACCTATTTCGTGTCGGGCGAATTGAAAGACGACATCGCTGCGCAATCCGAAGCGTATTGGTCGGCAATGGCGCTGAGCATGCCGATCGGCCTGATCGCGAGCGTCCTGATCTTTGGATTGCTGCCACTCGGACTCGCCGAACTGATGCACCTCAGCCCGGAAATCCGCCACGAGATGCGCGGGGCGGTGTTGCCGCTGGTCGGGATCGGCCTGTGTATCGTGTTGGCCTCGAACGCGCGCGGCGTGTGGAACGGACGACACGCGTTCCTGACGCTGGCGATCTTTGCATCGATCGACACGGTGCTCACCATCTTGTTGCCGGTGCTGACGGCAGTGTTCGTATCGAACGAGATTTCCGCCTTGCTCTATGCCACGCTGACCGCCCGTGTCGTCATCCTGCTGTCTGCGATGACGGTATCCTCCTGGCGGATGTTTCAGCACCGCTTGCCGCGCGTCTCGCTGCTCCGCGTGCGGATGATGCTCGGCTATGGCGGCTGGGTTTCGCTCGGCACTTTGATGGAAACGATCGTGTCGTCGGCCGATCGTCTGATCCTGGGCACCATCGGCGGCGCATCGCAGATCGCGCTGTACAGTATTCCCTTGTCCGTCACGTCGCGATCTATGACGATTCCGCTCAGCTTGCTGTCCGTCATCTTCCCGAAGCTGGTCGGGGCGGCCGGCGAACGCGAGCAAGCGTTGCTGTCCAAGACGATCCGCTTCATACTGTTGCTCACGCCGGGTTACGTCCTGGTCGCGGCGGTCTCCGCCCCGCTGCTGCGCTACTGGATTTCGCCGGCGTTCGCGGACACCGCGACGTGGAGTCTGCAGATCCTGACGCTGGCGCTGTGGATCGAAGCGATTTCGGCGATCTACTTCTTCCAACTCAACGCCCGCGGTAATGCCCGCACGAATTTCCTGATCGTGCTGGTGGTCAGCGCGCCCTATGTCGCGATGCTGCTGGCCGGCGCATGGTGGTTCGGGGCGGCGGGTGTTGCGTTCGCCTATCTCGTCAGAAACATTCTCCTGTTGGTAGGGCGCAGCGCTTTTGCCAGTATCCGCCGCGACGATTCGCGTGTGATCGCCATCAACGTCGCGCCCTTGCTACTGGGCGTTCTGGTGGCGCCACATCATTGGGGCGGGATGACGATGTTCTCGACCGCGGCCGCAGCCATCTCGGTGCTGCTGTCGCTGATCGCCTGCCTGTGGACACGTCCGCATGATTTGAAGGACATGGCGCTGGGAATGATCCCGGGTCGTTTCCAGCGCAGCCCGGACGCCAGCCTGTGA
- the gmd gene encoding GDP-mannose 4,6-dehydratase, which translates to MTKTALITGITGQDGAYLAELLLAKGYEVHGLKRRSSSFNTGRIDHIYQDPHEIGARLHLHYGDMTDSMNLTRLVQETQPDEIYNLAAMSHVAVSFETPEYTANADGIGTLRLLEAIRLLGMVDKTRIYQASTSELYGLVQEVPQSETTPFYPRSPYGAAKMYAYWITVNYREAYGMHASNGILFNHESPRRGETFVTRKITRAVAAIHLGLQDTLYLGNLDAKRDWGHARDYVEGMWRIVQQPQGDDFVLATGITQTVRSFVELAFAEVDMKIDWSGEGVDEVGVCANTGKTLVKVDPRYFRPTEVDLLIGNPAKAKRLLGWEATTTLAELCAEMVREDLKVIAREAEQRRPDEERPSALYAVKS; encoded by the coding sequence ATGACCAAAACCGCGTTGATTACCGGAATTACCGGGCAGGACGGGGCGTATCTGGCCGAGCTGCTGCTTGCCAAGGGCTATGAAGTCCATGGGCTTAAGCGGCGGTCGTCGTCGTTCAATACGGGTCGGATCGACCATATTTACCAGGACCCGCACGAAATCGGCGCGCGGTTGCATCTGCATTATGGCGACATGACCGATTCGATGAATCTCACCCGCCTGGTGCAGGAAACGCAGCCCGACGAGATCTACAATCTCGCGGCGATGAGCCATGTCGCGGTCAGTTTCGAGACGCCCGAATATACCGCCAATGCCGATGGCATCGGCACGCTGCGGTTGCTGGAGGCGATCCGGCTGCTCGGCATGGTCGACAAGACGCGGATCTACCAGGCTTCGACCAGCGAGTTGTACGGCCTGGTGCAGGAAGTGCCGCAGTCGGAAACGACGCCGTTCTACCCGCGCTCGCCTTATGGCGCGGCCAAGATGTACGCCTATTGGATCACGGTGAATTACCGCGAGGCGTATGGCATGCATGCCTCCAACGGTATCCTGTTCAACCATGAAAGCCCGCGCCGCGGCGAGACGTTCGTCACGCGCAAGATCACGCGTGCCGTGGCGGCGATCCATCTCGGGCTGCAGGATACGCTGTACCTCGGCAATCTCGACGCCAAGCGCGATTGGGGCCATGCGCGCGATTACGTCGAGGGCATGTGGCGGATCGTGCAGCAGCCGCAGGGCGACGATTTCGTGCTGGCGACGGGCATCACGCAGACGGTGCGCTCCTTCGTCGAACTCGCCTTTGCCGAAGTCGACATGAAGATCGACTGGAGCGGTGAAGGTGTCGATGAAGTCGGCGTTTGCGCGAACACCGGCAAGACGCTCGTCAAGGTCGATCCGCGCTATTTCCGCCCGACCGAGGTCGATCTGCTGATCGGCAATCCGGCCAAGGCCAAGCGTTTGCTCGGCTGGGAAGCGACCACCACGCTCGCCGAATTGTGCGCCGAAATGGTCCGCGAAGACCTGAAGGTGATCGCACGCGAAGCGGAACAACGCCGTCCTGACGAAGAACGCCCCTCGGCGCTGTACGCGGTCAAGAGCTGA
- a CDS encoding acyltransferase family protein, translating into MATPDDIGDADLRARCRTHAAAVASGRLIRLGLSPDAAMWFQALVGIAATSQPERRVQSVHDLRGLAALAVLFYHVAASPYVAPPRAIARVAELGQYGVTAFFVISGFVLPYSLRKSAYRVHDFGGFIARRFVRVEPPYFATIVAVLLLNLLIATIKHAPYRIDAAQVALHIAYLAPLFDKPWLLSVFWTLCVEFQFYVLIGLLYPVLLSRPLLMTLGCAGAMILAMPGWFPAEQLPLGQRENILLHLPVFMVGMVLFLQREQLITPRRFWGCIALSLGAIALKGPVAALGATVLALLVILLVRRSNSVLAYFGDISYSLYLVHLLVILAVLPLFKTMPLGWIAMAAIALVGSVAAATGLWLTVERPAIALSKRLKQRARATQGASA; encoded by the coding sequence ATGGCTACGCCGGATGATATCGGTGATGCAGATCTAAGAGCTAGGTGCCGTACGCACGCCGCAGCCGTTGCGTCTGGTCGGTTGATCCGATTAGGCCTTTCGCCGGACGCCGCGATGTGGTTTCAGGCCCTGGTGGGGATCGCAGCGACATCGCAGCCGGAACGTCGCGTGCAATCGGTGCACGATCTGCGCGGTCTCGCCGCGCTTGCCGTGTTATTTTATCATGTCGCGGCAAGCCCATATGTGGCACCGCCCCGCGCGATCGCCCGCGTGGCAGAACTCGGTCAGTACGGCGTTACCGCGTTCTTCGTCATCTCGGGATTCGTACTCCCATATTCGCTCCGCAAATCGGCGTATCGGGTCCACGATTTCGGCGGCTTCATCGCGCGCCGCTTTGTCCGTGTAGAACCACCCTATTTCGCAACCATCGTCGCGGTTCTGTTGCTCAATTTGCTGATCGCAACGATCAAACATGCGCCCTATCGGATCGATGCGGCACAGGTCGCGCTGCACATCGCCTATCTCGCGCCGCTGTTCGACAAGCCGTGGCTTTTGAGCGTGTTTTGGACGCTGTGCGTCGAGTTCCAGTTTTATGTCCTGATCGGCCTGCTTTACCCGGTCCTGCTTAGCCGTCCGCTGTTGATGACGCTCGGCTGCGCGGGCGCGATGATTCTTGCGATGCCGGGTTGGTTTCCGGCCGAGCAACTGCCGCTCGGCCAGCGCGAAAACATCCTTTTGCATCTGCCCGTTTTCATGGTCGGTATGGTGTTGTTCCTGCAGCGCGAGCAGCTGATCACTCCGCGGAGGTTCTGGGGGTGTATTGCGCTGTCGCTTGGCGCGATCGCGCTGAAGGGGCCGGTGGCAGCGCTCGGCGCCACGGTACTTGCGCTGCTCGTCATCCTGCTGGTTCGGCGGTCGAACAGCGTGCTCGCCTATTTCGGCGATATTTCCTATTCGCTATACCTCGTCCATCTCCTGGTTATCCTGGCCGTGCTGCCCTTGTTCAAGACCATGCCGCTGGGTTGGATCGCGATGGCGGCGATCGCGCTGGTCGGATCTGTTGCGGCCGCGACCGGCCTTTGGCTGACGGTCGAACGCCCGGCGATTGCTCTTTCGAAACGCCTGAAACAGCGCGCACGCGCCACACAAGGAGCCAGCGCATGA
- a CDS encoding UDP-glucuronic acid decarboxylase family protein: protein MARLYESRKRILVTGGAGFVGSHLIDRLLEQGHEVLCVDNLFTGAKRNIEHLHNHSRLEFMRHDVCFPLYVEVDEIYNLACPASPVHYQHDPVQTTKTSVIGAINMLGLAKRVKAKIFQASTSEVYGDPSVHPQPESYWGNVNPIGIRSCYDEGKRCAETLFFDYHRQHAVEIKVARIFNTYGPRMHPADGRVVSNFIVQALKGDPITIYGEGKQTRSFCYVDDLVEGFLRLMDTGPDVTGPINIGNPVEFTMIELAQEVLALTGSKSELVYLPLPQDDPTQRKPDIAKAKQFLNNWEPNVPLREGLKHTIDYFRNVR, encoded by the coding sequence GTGGCACGTCTTTACGAAAGCAGGAAGCGCATCCTCGTCACCGGCGGCGCCGGTTTCGTCGGCTCGCACCTGATCGACCGCTTGCTCGAACAGGGCCATGAAGTGCTGTGCGTCGACAATTTGTTCACCGGTGCAAAACGCAACATCGAACATCTGCACAACCATTCGCGCCTGGAATTCATGCGCCACGACGTATGCTTCCCGCTCTATGTCGAGGTTGACGAGATCTACAATCTCGCCTGCCCCGCCTCGCCGGTGCATTACCAGCACGATCCGGTGCAGACGACCAAGACGAGCGTCATCGGCGCGATCAATATGCTTGGCCTCGCCAAGCGTGTGAAGGCGAAGATCTTCCAAGCCTCGACCAGCGAAGTCTATGGTGACCCTTCGGTCCACCCGCAGCCCGAGAGCTATTGGGGCAACGTCAACCCGATCGGCATCCGCTCCTGCTATGACGAGGGCAAGCGCTGCGCCGAGACGCTGTTCTTCGACTATCACCGCCAGCACGCGGTCGAGATCAAGGTCGCGCGCATCTTCAACACCTACGGCCCGCGGATGCACCCGGCGGACGGGCGCGTCGTCTCGAACTTCATCGTCCAGGCGCTGAAGGGCGATCCGATCACGATTTACGGCGAAGGCAAGCAGACGCGTAGCTTCTGCTACGTCGATGATCTGGTCGAAGGCTTCCTGCGCCTGATGGACACCGGCCCCGACGTGACGGGTCCGATCAACATCGGCAACCCGGTCGAATTCACGATGATCGAGCTGGCGCAGGAAGTGCTGGCGCTGACCGGTTCGAAATCCGAGCTGGTCTATCTGCCGCTGCCTCAGGACGACCCGACCCAGCGCAAGCCCGACATCGCCAAGGCCAAGCAGTTCCTGAACAATTGGGAGCCGAACGTGCCGCTGCGCGAAGGCCTGAAGCACACGATCGATTATTTCCGCAACGTGCGTTGA